From one Methanobrevibacter woesei genomic stretch:
- a CDS encoding NTP transferase domain-containing protein → MIYAVIMSGGKGTRLKADVEKPLFKLRDKPLIDYVIKNLSDSKFIDKIFVAVSPNTPVTTKYLTSLDSSFEIIDTPGTDYLNDLSFILDFFEKKSKDDTLLVINADLPFISSDLIDYVIGHYLSLNVESLSTLVPVEIFKELNLLYSYDFDGLVPSGLNILKTRNVIQEEENLILSKVELAININTLQDASIANSLFNSFF, encoded by the coding sequence ATGATTTATGCAGTTATAATGTCTGGGGGTAAGGGGACTCGTTTAAAAGCAGATGTTGAAAAGCCCCTTTTTAAACTTAGAGATAAACCATTAATAGATTATGTTATAAAAAATCTTTCAGATTCAAAGTTTATTGATAAGATTTTTGTTGCAGTTAGTCCTAATACACCAGTTACAACTAAGTACTTAACTTCTTTAGATAGTTCTTTTGAGATTATTGATACTCCTGGTACTGATTATCTCAATGATTTGTCTTTTATTTTAGACTTTTTTGAAAAGAAATCTAAAGATGATACTTTGCTTGTTATTAATGCAGATTTACCATTTATATCAAGCGATCTTATTGATTATGTTATTGGGCATTACTTGTCATTAAATGTAGAGTCTTTAAGCACATTAGTCCCAGTTGAAATTTTTAAAGAATTAAATTTACTTTATTCTTATGATTTTGATGGATTGGTGCCTTCTGGTCTTAATATTCTTAAAACAAGAAATGTTATTCAGGAAGAAGAAAATCTTATTTTGTCTAAAGTTGAATTAGCTATTAATATTAATACTCTTCAAGATGCATCAATAGCTAACTCTTTGTTTAATTCATTTTTCTAA
- a CDS encoding PRC-barrel domain-containing protein, giving the protein MENRNIPKREEKLWSEIKNYQVATNNARILGVLDELIINEKTGKIVDIAIKVESGRNIHVKGAKRNGDLLLVPFAKVEKVGEFIIVTE; this is encoded by the coding sequence ATGGAAAATAGAAATATCCCTAAAAGAGAAGAAAAATTATGGAGTGAAATTAAAAATTATCAAGTTGCTACTAATAATGCACGTATTCTCGGTGTATTAGATGAGCTTATTATCAATGAAAAAACAGGTAAAATCGTGGATATTGCAATTAAAGTCGAAAGTGGTCGTAATATTCATGTTAAAGGAGCTAAAAGAAACGGGGATTTATTATTAGTTCCTTTTGCTAAGGTTGAAAAAGTTGGGGAATTTATTATTGTAACTGAATAA
- the sufC gene encoding Fe-S cluster assembly ATPase SufC: MLLEIKNLAVEVSGKLVLKDINLSIDEGETHVLLGPNGAGKSTLFLTILGFPQYKVVKGSIIFKGQDITDLTTDERVKLGIGVSFQNPPTIRGVSVRDLLKLESHQEMDEELNPRMKELAEKLKFSDEFLDRDVNFGFSGGEVKRSEILQLLAQMPDFTMFDEPDSGVDIENVELLSAEIRTLLDKDKKHAQRKRSGLLITHLGYILNFVEADKAHVLMDGEIACSGNPKEILEDIRKDGFKGCVQCAQCGSGC, from the coding sequence ATGTTACTTGAAATTAAAAATCTGGCTGTTGAAGTTTCAGGGAAGTTAGTATTAAAAGATATTAACCTTTCTATTGATGAGGGTGAAACTCATGTACTTTTAGGGCCAAATGGAGCAGGTAAAAGTACTTTATTCTTAACTATATTGGGTTTTCCTCAGTATAAAGTTGTTAAAGGATCTATTATATTTAAAGGTCAAGATATTACTGATTTAACCACTGATGAACGTGTTAAATTAGGTATTGGTGTAAGTTTCCAAAATCCTCCAACTATTAGGGGAGTTTCTGTTCGTGATTTACTTAAATTAGAATCTCACCAAGAAATGGATGAAGAATTAAATCCTAGAATGAAAGAGTTAGCTGAAAAACTTAAATTCTCTGATGAATTTTTAGATAGGGATGTTAACTTTGGATTTTCTGGCGGGGAAGTTAAAAGATCAGAAATTTTACAGTTATTAGCTCAAATGCCAGATTTTACCATGTTTGATGAACCAGATTCTGGTGTAGATATTGAAAATGTAGAATTATTATCTGCAGAAATTAGGACATTATTAGACAAAGACAAAAAACATGCACAAAGAAAAAGAAGTGGTTTGTTAATTACTCATTTAGGTTATATTTTAAACTTTGTTGAAGCTGATAAAGCTCATGTTTTAATGGATGGAGAAATCGCTTGTAGTGGTAATCCTAAAGAAATTCTTGAAGATATTAGAAAAGATGGTTTTAAAGGATGTGTTCAATGTGCGCAATGTGGCTCAGGATGCTGA
- a CDS encoding SufB/SufD family protein yields MVLKDVFNVRNVAQDAEKAKDKKAPLGADITIENFTNEEVNALDLLDDFDDVSKKTKDALLKVGVDTEEKGRSASFFQMDQSNIFSSLLSDSIELMNVGAALEKHHWLKDYFWNAVKPDTDKYTAKTALVEEETGTKSGYFIRSLPNTHEILPVQACMFIGDEAVMQTSHNIVIAEENSELHLITGCATGDDVLSALHVGITEVYLKPGSKLTFTMVHNWAEQVEVRPRTGIRIADNATYLNNYILTSPVHSIQSYPTAYCDGVNSRAIFQSIQGGTKDSTIDVGSRAYLNAPGSKAEIISRSVSQDQSQIYSRGHLAGTVPDVRGHLECHGLVLSDDSMIYAVPELEASSANLELSHEAAVGRIDEEEINYLTSRGISEEEAASMIVRGFLSMDITGLPDELAAETQKMIDMSVEGI; encoded by the coding sequence ATGGTTTTAAAGGATGTGTTCAATGTGCGCAATGTGGCTCAGGATGCTGAAAAAGCAAAAGATAAAAAAGCTCCATTAGGGGCAGATATTACTATTGAAAATTTCACTAATGAAGAGGTAAATGCTTTAGATTTATTAGATGATTTTGATGATGTTTCTAAGAAAACTAAAGATGCTCTTCTAAAAGTTGGGGTAGATACTGAAGAAAAAGGAAGATCTGCTTCATTTTTCCAAATGGATCAAAGTAATATTTTTAGTAGTTTATTGTCTGATTCAATTGAATTAATGAATGTGGGTGCTGCTTTAGAAAAACATCATTGGTTAAAAGATTATTTCTGGAATGCTGTAAAACCAGACACTGATAAATATACTGCAAAAACTGCTTTAGTTGAAGAAGAAACTGGCACTAAAAGTGGTTATTTCATCAGGTCTTTACCTAACACTCATGAAATTCTTCCTGTTCAAGCATGTATGTTTATTGGTGATGAAGCAGTTATGCAAACTTCACACAATATTGTTATAGCTGAAGAAAATTCTGAACTTCATTTGATTACTGGTTGTGCAACTGGTGATGATGTTTTATCAGCATTGCATGTTGGAATTACTGAAGTTTATTTAAAACCAGGTTCTAAACTTACATTTACAATGGTTCATAATTGGGCGGAACAGGTAGAAGTACGTCCTAGAACTGGAATTAGGATTGCAGATAATGCAACTTACTTAAATAATTACATTTTAACTAGTCCTGTACATTCAATTCAATCTTATCCTACTGCTTATTGTGATGGAGTTAACTCAAGAGCTATTTTCCAAAGTATCCAAGGAGGTACTAAAGATTCTACAATTGATGTAGGTTCTAGAGCTTATCTTAATGCTCCAGGTTCTAAAGCTGAAATTATTTCACGTTCTGTATCTCAAGATCAATCCCAAATTTACTCTAGGGGACATTTAGCAGGTACTGTTCCTGATGTTAGAGGACATTTAGAGTGTCATGGTTTAGTTCTATCTGATGATAGTATGATTTATGCAGTTCCTGAACTTGAAGCTAGTTCTGCTAACTTAGAATTATCTCACGAAGCTGCTGTTGGTAGAATTGATGAAGAAGAGATTAATTATCTAACATCTAGAGGAATTAGTGAAGAAGAAGCAGCGTCTATGATTGTTAGAGGATTTTTAAGTATGGATATTACTGGTCTTCCAGATGAATTAGCTGCTGAAACTCAAAAAATGATTGATATGAGTGTTGAAGGAATTTAA
- a CDS encoding hydrogenase iron-sulfur subunit: MADDIKIVMFCCNWCSYGGADTAGTARMQYPPNIRVIRVMCSGRIDPQFVLKAFQEGADGVFVAGCHMGDCHYDAGNYKLDRRMRLIYKLVEDMGIGRERVHHDWISASEGEKFSEAVKMMVNRIKALGPAPLKEQLEAEG, encoded by the coding sequence ATGGCTGATGATATAAAAATTGTAATGTTTTGTTGCAACTGGTGTTCCTATGGAGGAGCTGACACAGCAGGTACTGCAAGGATGCAATACCCACCGAATATTAGAGTTATTCGTGTAATGTGTTCTGGAAGAATTGACCCTCAATTTGTTTTAAAAGCATTCCAAGAAGGTGCTGATGGGGTATTTGTAGCTGGATGTCACATGGGTGACTGCCACTATGATGCAGGTAATTATAAATTAGATCGTAGAATGAGATTAATTTATAAATTAGTTGAAGATATGGGAATTGGAAGAGAAAGAGTACACCACGACTGGATTTCTGCATCTGAAGGTGAAAAATTCTCTGAAGCTGTTAAAATGATGGTTAACAGAATTAAGGCTTTAGGCCCAGCTCCATTAAAAGAACAATTAGAAGCTGAAGGATAA
- a CDS encoding NADH-quinone oxidoreductase subunit B family protein has translation MADKVKIGTMWLGGCSGCHLSIADFHESLIDIMDLADFEFSPVLMDTKYDEVPELDVIIVEGGIRNDENRELAEMLNEKAKLVIAYGTCSCYGGIPGLGNLFTVEELEQEAYINSVSTVNPEGIIPNEDVPALESRVRPLDAVMDVDLMIPGCPPRSDVVAEAVLTLLRNETIELPVTNLCEVCPREKPPEGLAMDFIKRQFELGKPEDDLCLISQGLICMGPATVSLCGAECPSIGIPCRGCYGPTAKVLDQGAKMISAIASDYGVEEDKTVDPEQVADQLDDIVGTFYTYTLPAALVPMKMQKGGE, from the coding sequence ATGGCAGATAAAGTAAAAATAGGAACTATGTGGTTAGGAGGCTGTTCTGGTTGTCACTTATCCATTGCGGACTTCCACGAATCTTTAATTGATATTATGGATTTAGCTGATTTTGAATTCTCTCCTGTACTTATGGATACTAAATACGATGAAGTACCTGAATTAGATGTTATCATCGTTGAAGGTGGTATTAGGAACGATGAAAACAGAGAATTAGCTGAAATGTTAAATGAAAAAGCTAAACTTGTTATCGCATATGGTACTTGTTCATGTTATGGTGGTATTCCAGGTCTTGGAAACTTATTTACTGTTGAAGAATTAGAACAAGAAGCATACATCAACTCTGTTTCTACTGTAAACCCTGAAGGAATTATTCCTAACGAAGATGTTCCTGCTCTTGAATCTAGAGTAAGACCATTAGATGCTGTTATGGATGTTGACTTAATGATTCCTGGTTGCCCACCTCGTTCTGATGTAGTAGCTGAAGCAGTTCTCACTTTATTAAGAAATGAAACTATTGAATTACCAGTTACTAACCTTTGTGAAGTATGTCCTAGAGAAAAACCACCTGAAGGTTTAGCTATGGACTTCATTAAAAGACAATTTGAACTTGGTAAACCTGAAGATGATTTATGTTTAATCTCTCAAGGTTTAATTTGTATGGGTCCTGCAACTGTTTCCTTATGTGGTGCTGAATGCCCATCTATTGGAATTCCATGTAGAGGATGTTACGGTCCTACCGCTAAAGTTTTAGATCAAGGAGCAAAAATGATTAGTGCTATTGCATCTGACTACGGTGTAGAAGAAGATAAAACTGTAGACCCTGAACAAGTAGCTGACCAATTAGATGATATTGTAGGTACTTTCTACACTTACACATTACCAGCTGCTTTAGTACCAATGAAAATGCAGAAAGGAGGAGAATAA
- a CDS encoding Ni/Fe hydrogenase subunit alpha, translated as MVKLTMEPVTRIEGHAKITVELDDAGNVVDTKLHVMEFRGFEKFLQGRPIEEVARIVPRICGICDVQHHLAAAKATDQIFGFKDEEILPAAYKMREIMNWGSFMHSHALHFYFLAAPDFIIPDGTRSTRNVFQIIKDQPEIALQAIEIRRNGLEMVRKIGGRPIHPTSSTPGGISTSLDDETQADLLNRAKRNVELAQATLDLAVPIFEEKMDLVESLGNFGDTRHCGLVNDGVWDVYNGNVRIKDVDGSIYTEYKNEEYTDVVAEHVKPYSWLKFPYIKELGYPEGIYRVAPLSRLNVADKMPDAAPLAQAAFEDFHDKFGYAQAPLLFHWARLIELLAAAECAADALDQDLSGEKFPGELERTAGRGVGIVEAARGTLIHDYETDENGLVSKANIVVATIQNNPAMEMGIQQVAKDYIKPGVEIDDKIFNLMEMVIRAYDPCLSCATHTMDSQMRLAEVDIVDSEGNIIKKF; from the coding sequence ATGGTTAAACTTACTATGGAACCAGTAACTCGTATTGAAGGTCACGCTAAAATTACCGTAGAACTTGACGATGCTGGAAATGTTGTAGACACTAAATTACATGTTATGGAATTTAGAGGATTCGAAAAATTCTTACAAGGTCGTCCTATTGAAGAAGTAGCTAGAATTGTTCCTAGAATTTGTGGTATTTGTGATGTACAACACCACTTAGCAGCTGCTAAAGCTACTGACCAAATCTTTGGATTCAAAGATGAAGAAATCTTACCAGCAGCTTACAAAATGAGAGAAATTATGAACTGGGGTTCATTCATGCACTCTCACGCACTTCACTTCTACTTCTTAGCTGCACCTGATTTTATCATTCCTGATGGAACCAGATCCACTAGAAATGTTTTCCAAATCATTAAAGACCAACCTGAAATCGCTCTTCAAGCTATTGAAATCAGAAGAAACGGTTTAGAAATGGTAAGAAAAATCGGTGGTCGTCCTATTCACCCAACTTCATCTACTCCTGGTGGTATTTCCACTTCATTAGATGATGAAACTCAAGCTGACTTATTAAACAGAGCTAAAAGAAATGTTGAATTAGCTCAAGCTACTTTAGACTTAGCTGTTCCTATTTTCGAAGAAAAAATGGACTTAGTTGAATCTTTAGGTAACTTCGGTGACACTAGGCACTGTGGTCTCGTAAACGATGGTGTATGGGATGTTTACAACGGTAATGTAAGAATTAAAGATGTTGACGGTAGTATTTACACTGAATACAAAAACGAAGAATACACTGATGTTGTAGCTGAACACGTAAAACCTTACTCCTGGTTAAAATTCCCTTACATTAAAGAATTAGGATACCCAGAAGGTATTTACAGAGTTGCTCCATTATCCAGGCTTAACGTAGCTGACAAAATGCCTGATGCAGCACCATTAGCACAAGCTGCATTTGAAGACTTCCACGACAAATTCGGATACGCACAAGCACCATTATTATTCCACTGGGCTAGACTTATTGAGTTATTAGCTGCTGCTGAATGTGCTGCTGATGCTTTAGATCAAGATTTATCTGGTGAAAAATTCCCAGGTGAATTAGAAAGAACTGCTGGTAGAGGTGTAGGTATTGTTGAAGCTGCTCGTGGTACTTTAATCCATGATTACGAAACCGATGAAAATGGTTTAGTATCTAAAGCTAACATTGTTGTAGCAACCATCCAAAACAACCCTGCTATGGAAATGGGTATTCAACAAGTAGCTAAAGATTACATCAAACCTGGTGTCGAAATCGATGATAAAATCTTTAACTTAATGGAAATGGTTATCAGAGCTTACGATCCATGTTTATCCTGTGCAACTCATACTATGGATAGTCAAATGAGATTAGCTGAAGTAGATATTGTAGACAGTGAAGGAAACATCATTAAAAAATTCTAA
- a CDS encoding 4Fe-4S binding protein, which yields MIVFNEDGCIRCGACEGTCPTSAIDVTPTYIQHCDTCGGEPKCAEVCPEGALKVEYLSIDEDSMDQPRLIFNSTLCNACGKCEEACPQQTCKLTGNDLMGVEGFCVMCQKCVDICPADAIGIPGIIEPKECEIDIEGKGAVYIADCKGCGTCVDECPVQAISIDSIGEKITINEDVCIKCGVCSQTCPWNELYISEKVPVKRTKEIKAFDLETSKCIGCNTCVEACPGDFIKTEGNTLTVLLPEVCAACSLCVNLCPTDALSIDVEWGTPAPADDEGLGYDAEKCDFIGACANKCPTQAIRVVTKTGMLCPDMVQVDEEPSFTSCIRCGACAAVCSEDALIVGSIEKVIDGETVLRDRIEFNPSKCTECGDCVNACAYNMIKLTGDKKLPVAGFCTLCGQCIEACPQDALCDK from the coding sequence ATGATAGTATTTAACGAAGATGGATGTATAAGATGTGGTGCTTGTGAAGGTACTTGTCCAACTTCAGCTATTGATGTAACTCCTACATACATCCAACACTGTGATACCTGTGGCGGAGAACCAAAATGTGCTGAAGTTTGTCCAGAAGGCGCTTTAAAAGTAGAATACTTATCTATTGATGAAGACTCTATGGATCAACCAAGATTAATCTTCAATTCTACTTTATGTAATGCTTGTGGTAAATGTGAAGAAGCATGCCCACAACAAACTTGTAAACTCACAGGTAATGACTTGATGGGAGTAGAAGGATTCTGTGTAATGTGTCAAAAATGTGTGGACATTTGTCCTGCTGATGCTATTGGAATTCCTGGTATTATTGAACCTAAAGAATGTGAAATTGATATCGAAGGTAAAGGTGCTGTTTACATAGCTGACTGTAAAGGCTGTGGAACATGTGTTGATGAATGTCCTGTACAAGCTATTTCTATTGATAGTATTGGTGAAAAAATTACTATTAATGAAGATGTTTGTATTAAATGTGGTGTATGTTCTCAAACCTGTCCTTGGAATGAATTATACATTTCTGAAAAAGTACCAGTCAAACGTACTAAAGAAATTAAAGCTTTCGATTTAGAAACCTCCAAATGTATTGGTTGTAACACTTGTGTTGAAGCATGTCCTGGAGATTTCATTAAAACTGAAGGTAACACTTTAACTGTACTTCTCCCTGAAGTTTGTGCTGCATGTAGTTTATGTGTAAATCTTTGTCCTACTGATGCTCTTTCAATTGATGTTGAATGGGGAACTCCTGCACCTGCAGATGACGAAGGTTTAGGATACGATGCTGAAAAATGTGACTTTATTGGTGCATGTGCTAATAAATGTCCAACTCAAGCTATTCGTGTTGTCACTAAAACTGGTATGTTATGTCCTGATATGGTACAAGTTGATGAGGAACCTTCATTCACTAGTTGTATTAGATGTGGAGCTTGTGCTGCTGTCTGTTCCGAAGATGCATTAATCGTTGGTTCTATTGAAAAAGTAATTGACGGTGAAACTGTATTAAGAGACAGAATAGAGTTCAACCCATCTAAATGTACTGAATGTGGTGACTGTGTAAATGCATGTGCATATAACATGATCAAGTTAACTGGTGATAAAAAATTACCTGTTGCTGGATTCTGTACTTTATGTGGTCAATGTATTGAAGCATGTCCTCAAGACGCTTTATGTGATAAATAA
- the pyrC gene encoding dihydroorotase, with translation MDLVIKNCKLLNENGEYFIGVENGIIKEISKTPLKGEKTIDIKSNIILPGFIDPHVHFRDPGLTHKEDFKSGSESAANGGFTTVIDMPNTLPKTNTYKAFKEKLAIGKKKSIVNFELQAGVNNYEEMKKVQSLKPIAYKIFMDLESDSALEQIFKDLGKLKRETDYNGLVCTHCENQEIVNKSSEKLKEKENQNAIDYSYGRPAISEDVSVKQAIELSDENNLSLHICHLSSSKSLLQAQNARKFMDISWEFTPHHLLLTNDAYEVYGTLVKTNPPLRTKEESIDIADIDENTIIGTDHAPHTLEEKTQGTWNSSPGIPNLETVVPLLLTEVNKGNIDLNLIPNILSKNASERFQLKNKGEIAIGKDADFTVIDLKKEGKINIDSFKTKAEYSPFDKYPYKGKQVMTIVSGKIVMDNL, from the coding sequence ATGGATTTAGTTATTAAAAATTGCAAATTATTAAATGAAAATGGAGAATATTTTATTGGAGTGGAAAATGGAATAATAAAAGAAATCTCAAAAACACCCCTAAAAGGAGAGAAAACCATAGACATAAAATCCAATATTATTTTACCTGGTTTTATTGATCCTCATGTACATTTTAGAGATCCTGGTTTAACACATAAAGAAGATTTTAAAAGTGGAAGTGAAAGTGCAGCAAATGGTGGATTTACAACAGTTATAGATATGCCAAATACACTTCCAAAAACAAATACCTACAAAGCATTTAAAGAAAAATTAGCTATTGGAAAGAAAAAAAGTATTGTAAACTTTGAACTTCAAGCAGGAGTAAACAATTATGAAGAGATGAAAAAAGTACAAAGCTTAAAACCAATAGCTTACAAAATATTTATGGATTTGGAAAGTGACAGTGCACTTGAACAAATATTTAAAGATTTAGGAAAGTTAAAAAGAGAAACAGATTATAATGGGTTGGTATGTACTCACTGTGAAAACCAAGAGATAGTTAATAAAAGTTCTGAAAAATTAAAAGAAAAAGAAAATCAAAATGCAATTGATTACAGTTATGGAAGACCAGCTATTAGTGAAGATGTTTCAGTTAAACAGGCCATAGAATTATCTGATGAAAATAATCTTTCATTACATATATGCCATTTAAGCTCCAGTAAATCATTACTTCAAGCACAAAATGCTAGGAAATTTATGGATATAAGCTGGGAATTTACACCACACCATTTATTATTAACTAATGATGCTTATGAGGTATATGGTACATTAGTAAAAACAAATCCCCCACTAAGAACAAAAGAGGAAAGCATTGATATAGCAGATATTGATGAAAATACAATAATTGGAACTGACCATGCTCCACACACATTAGAAGAAAAAACACAAGGAACCTGGAATTCATCACCAGGAATACCAAATTTAGAAACAGTGGTTCCATTACTATTAACTGAAGTAAATAAAGGAAATATTGATTTAAATTTAATACCTAACATACTTTCAAAAAATGCATCAGAAAGATTCCAATTAAAAAACAAAGGTGAAATAGCTATTGGAAAAGATGCAGATTTTACAGTAATCGATTTGAAAAAAGAAGGTAAAATCAATATAGATTCATTTAAAACAAAAGCAGAATACTCACCATTTGATAAATATCCATACAAAGGAAAACAAGTAATGACAATAGTGTCAGGAAAAATAGTTATGGATAATTTATAA
- a CDS encoding nucleotidyltransferase family protein: MSLKDFIKSINLRDTGLFWKDYEARDENNYKKSEGDINLIADFTEYSPLHNGHFHCMKTAVSKVPNSIFVAIVPGLFERSGRGLPYILSRDVRAEIAVSVGADIVVEGPPMGIMGSGQYSLCLARMFQVLSTDFIPRGYKPFDGFDNILDRITMGHGIAPKPYKIVDMDTGEILLEDKLEEDNYVIVSFSKSLKKIGFDFKDKFIFVKRIEGVSGSLIRESIVNNSLEDVKSMMPPETISILKREINKNRAPLHNLRLDEKIIDNVNNLSFKELSNLNFFNDELANKFIEFRKNNSFKSIDDVLNILPYGFSTNFNARVLSILENPIEKEVISEYIKHYPSVIRILDYKNEDVLDLFKRKINNENISLF; the protein is encoded by the coding sequence ATGTCTTTAAAAGATTTTATCAAATCTATTAACTTACGTGATACTGGATTATTTTGGAAGGATTATGAAGCTAGAGATGAAAATAACTACAAAAAATCTGAAGGAGATATCAATTTAATAGCTGATTTTACAGAATATTCTCCATTACATAATGGACATTTTCATTGTATGAAAACAGCTGTTTCAAAGGTTCCAAATAGCATTTTTGTAGCTATTGTTCCAGGATTATTTGAAAGAAGTGGTAGGGGATTACCTTATATTCTTTCCCGTGATGTTAGAGCGGAAATTGCTGTTTCAGTAGGTGCAGATATTGTTGTTGAAGGTCCTCCAATGGGAATCATGGGTTCAGGCCAGTATTCTCTTTGTTTAGCTCGTATGTTTCAAGTATTAAGTACTGATTTTATTCCTAGGGGTTATAAACCCTTTGATGGGTTTGATAACATTTTAGATAGAATAACTATGGGTCACGGTATTGCTCCTAAGCCATATAAAATAGTTGATATGGATACTGGTGAAATTCTTTTAGAAGATAAATTGGAAGAAGATAATTATGTTATTGTTAGCTTTTCAAAATCCCTTAAAAAAATAGGATTTGATTTTAAAGATAAATTTATTTTTGTAAAAAGAATCGAAGGGGTTAGTGGCAGTTTAATCCGTGAAAGTATAGTTAATAATAGTTTAGAAGATGTAAAATCTATGATGCCTCCTGAAACTATTTCTATTTTAAAAAGGGAGATTAATAAAAATAGGGCACCTTTACATAATCTTAGGCTTGATGAAAAAATCATTGATAATGTAAATAATTTATCTTTTAAAGAATTATCAAATTTAAACTTTTTTAATGATGAATTAGCTAATAAATTTATTGAATTTAGAAAAAATAATTCTTTTAAATCAATTGATGATGTGTTAAATATTTTACCTTACGGATTTTCTACAAATTTTAATGCTCGTGTTTTAAGCATTCTTGAAAATCCAATTGAAAAAGAAGTAATTTCTGAATATATTAAGCATTATCCTTCAGTTATTAGGATTTTAGATTATAAAAATGAAGATGTTTTAGATTTATTTAAAAGGAAAATAAATAATGAAAATATTTCATTATTTTAG
- a CDS encoding LIM domain-containing protein has translation MDCHYHPEREAIDQCNICGKELCEECAVKLAGKAYCKDCLENIIGITPDTTTESSETPNNQINETLPEEASSSADTYNVNNNIYETKESNIYEFDGFNQENPIENSYETTDSIYSTDSMDNIIPEPDYSTNEVSFPEAQEETYSTLQDNQRINDYRNQNMYELEQDEIDYQDVNKPMPEFEAYTGESEFIYPDHSYQPEETSARKALEEKYEQYLDDLYFDEPEVPLSEQLAKDEEKYGSIVDKPYVPSEPGAYDDSYGEYEQEIITGEPYNNYGTLDQQIHDENQMMKEEPYEPYQKEKPQAPRLDPVKPQEYNSNPQEYTQGYTQQEQYPPQQEYTQMEYTQGYTQQEQYPPQQEYVQDDLYVQPKPATRSIHEVETPVSRTPEETNILEEQIRQNISKERQTVRPSKKSIHERDYRINGKEPVSVVDIVLTIILIILILIVIFYLAYLFLLTDTYPTFLDAIYGLTDPQTFFSNLLGNI, from the coding sequence ATGGATTGTCACTATCACCCAGAAAGAGAAGCCATAGACCAATGTAATATCTGTGGAAAAGAATTATGCGAAGAATGTGCTGTAAAACTAGCTGGAAAAGCTTATTGTAAAGATTGTTTAGAGAATATCATTGGTATAACACCAGACACTACCACTGAATCCTCAGAAACACCAAATAATCAAATAAATGAAACTTTACCAGAAGAGGCATCTAGTTCTGCAGACACTTATAATGTAAATAACAATATTTATGAAACTAAAGAGTCAAATATTTATGAATTTGACGGATTCAATCAAGAAAATCCAATTGAAAATTCATATGAAACAACAGACTCAATTTATTCAACCGATTCAATGGATAATATAATTCCAGAACCAGATTATAGCACTAATGAAGTAAGTTTCCCTGAAGCTCAAGAAGAAACATATTCAACACTTCAAGATAATCAAAGGATTAATGATTATAGAAATCAGAATATGTATGAACTTGAACAGGATGAAATCGATTATCAAGATGTTAATAAACCAATGCCTGAATTTGAAGCATATACAGGAGAAAGTGAGTTCATATATCCTGATCATTCATATCAACCTGAGGAAACATCTGCAAGAAAAGCATTGGAAGAAAAATATGAACAATATCTCGATGATTTATATTTTGATGAACCTGAAGTGCCTTTAAGTGAGCAATTAGCTAAAGATGAAGAAAAATACGGTTCTATAGTGGATAAGCCATATGTTCCTAGTGAACCTGGTGCTTATGATGACTCTTACGGAGAATATGAGCAGGAAATAATTACTGGTGAACCATACAACAATTATGGTACTCTAGATCAACAAATTCATGATGAAAATCAAATGATGAAAGAGGAGCCATATGAACCATATCAAAAAGAAAAACCTCAAGCTCCTAGATTAGATCCTGTAAAACCACAAGAATATAACAGCAATCCACAGGAATACACTCAAGGATACACACAACAAGAACAATATCCACCACAACAAGAATACACACAAATGGAATACACTCAAGGATACACACAACAAGAACAATATCCACCACAACAAGAATATGTACAAGATGATTTATATGTTCAACCAAAACCAGCTACTAGAAGTATTCATGAAGTGGAAACACCAGTTTCAAGAACACCTGAAGAAACAAATATTTTAGAAGAACAAATACGTCAAAACATCAGTAAAGAAAGACAAACAGTAAGACCTTCTAAAAAATCAATCCATGAACGTGATTACAGAATCAATGGAAAAGAGCCAGTAAGTGTTGTTGACATAGTATTAACAATAATATTGATTATTTTAATTTTAATAGTCATATTCTATTTAGCATATCTATTCTTATTAACAGATACTTATCCTACATTCTTAGATGCTATTTATGGACTTACTGACCCACAAACATTCTTCAGCAATCTTTTAGGAAATATCTAA